In Zea mays cultivar B73 chromosome 7, Zm-B73-REFERENCE-NAM-5.0, whole genome shotgun sequence, the following proteins share a genomic window:
- the LOC100382101 gene encoding uncharacterized protein isoform X1, with amino-acid sequence MLEKTLVDLLHEHNTPEYKGNNGWTPDAWNKIAKEFQERERYVGFSKVQIQEKEEELKIDYMMLKDARKQSRVSLDEKRCMIQADPPIWDNIIKSFPRAKKFRNKSFPLFEALGELHDGNTAEGTYNFTSTQPNGPDLTQIGSRDVPINVEDREDVGDPLADHRQNEVEDRVYEVEVVDVNADKQDERSKRTSTISRNEEEKGPKRPKKCSNIEVLMERYLDIRSKQAEDEATQLAREREARGGDDFSIKNCIAVLNTLEVTKEEKVKAYKVFKDPDNRQIFLSACNDDREAALTWLRDEMA; translated from the exons ATgttagagaagacccttgttgacttgTTACATGAACACAATACTCCTGAATATAAGGGTAACAATGGTTGGACACCCGACGCATGGAACAAGATTGCCAAGGAATTTCAAGAGAGGGAAAGATATGTAGGTTTCTCAAAAGTTCAAATCCAAGAAAAGGAAGAGGAGTTAAAGATAGATTACATGATGTTGAAAGATGCGAGGAAACAAAGCAGAGTTTCTTTGGATGAGAAAAGGTGTATGATTCAAGCTGATCCACCGATATGGGACAACATAATCAAA TCATTTCCAAGGGCTAAAAAATTCCGCAACAAATCTTTTCCTCTGTTTGAAGCTTTGGGAGAGCTACATGATG GTAATACTGCTGAAGGGACCTACAACTTCACTTCTACTCAACCAAATGGTCCAGATCTCACACAAATTGGGTCTAGAGATGTTCCTATCAATGTAGAAGACCGTGAAGATGTGGGAGACCCTTTGGCAGATCACAGACAAAATGAAGTAGAAGACAGAGTGTATGAAGTTGAAGTGGTTGATGTAAATGCTGATAAGCAGGATGAAAGGTCAAAAAGGACTTCTACTATTTCAaggaatgaagaagaaaaaggaccAAAGAGGCCGAAGAAGTGTTCCAACATAGAAGTATTGATGGAGAGGTATCTAGACATTAGAAGCAAACAAGCTGAAGATGAAGCGACACAGTTGGCAAGAGAAAGGGAGGCAAGAGGAGGTGATGATTTCTCAATTAAGAATTGCATAGCAGTTCTAAACACATTGGAAGTCACAAAAGAGGAGAAGGTCAAAGCATATAAGGTGTTCAAGGACCCTGACAATCGACAGATATTCTTGAGTGCATGCAATGATGATAGAGAGGCTGCATTGACGTGGTTGAGAGATGAGATGGCTTAG